In Treponema denticola, one genomic interval encodes:
- the spoVG gene encoding septation regulator SpoVG, whose protein sequence is MEITEVRIQRISPGSSLKAYANITFDNCFILHNVRVIEGSDSLYIGMPSRKLSNGEFKNIAHPITSEFREKMTKAVLDAYEKAPPLSEKTELQEN, encoded by the coding sequence ATGGAAATTACAGAAGTCCGTATTCAACGAATTAGTCCTGGGAGTAGTTTAAAGGCTTATGCTAATATTACATTTGATAATTGCTTTATCCTTCATAATGTGAGGGTTATTGAGGGCAGTGATAGTTTGTACATTGGAATGCCGAGCCGAAAGTTAAGTAATGGTGAGTTTAAGAATATAGCTCATCCGATAACTTCTGAGTTTCGGGAAAAGATGACAAAAGCCGTTTTGGATGCTTATGAAAAAGCTCCTCCGCTTTCTGAAAAAACTGAGCTGCAGGAAAATTAA
- the ispE gene encoding 4-(cytidine 5'-diphospho)-2-C-methyl-D-erythritol kinase, producing the protein MIKSAISLRAHAKINLHLEVLGKRSDGFHDIVSVFAPISLADELLLERVPDNDFCNVLSPLTALPEDNTITKAYKEFKNLTGIKDGISIKVLKRIPEGAGLGGGSSDAAAVLHGLNDMFSAGLGSEDLKAAALNIGSDVPFFLHGGSAIIRGRGDKIKPISITSSSYFGILLYPEIKSSTPRAYKLLDRKDSEILNPTFDPELFCGKDCREWPFFNTFEDVLFKEYPKIKKAKLDLLTYGADFALMSGAGSSVFGLFKDEKTVKNAYSFLLEQYSRCFFFLLLAF; encoded by the coding sequence ATGATTAAAAGTGCGATCAGCCTTAGAGCTCATGCAAAAATTAATCTGCATTTAGAAGTTTTAGGAAAGAGAAGCGACGGATTTCACGATATTGTAAGTGTTTTTGCTCCGATTTCTCTTGCCGATGAGCTTTTACTTGAAAGGGTTCCGGATAATGATTTTTGTAATGTTTTGTCCCCTTTGACGGCTTTGCCTGAGGACAATACGATTACAAAAGCTTATAAAGAGTTTAAAAATCTTACCGGTATTAAAGACGGCATTTCCATTAAGGTCTTAAAAAGAATACCTGAAGGAGCCGGTCTCGGGGGAGGTTCTTCCGATGCTGCTGCCGTTTTGCATGGACTTAATGATATGTTTTCTGCTGGTTTAGGCAGTGAAGATTTAAAGGCTGCCGCTTTGAATATAGGAAGCGATGTTCCGTTTTTTTTGCATGGCGGATCGGCAATTATAAGAGGCCGGGGAGATAAGATAAAGCCGATATCCATAACTTCGAGCAGTTATTTCGGTATTTTGCTTTATCCGGAGATAAAGAGTTCAACTCCAAGGGCTTATAAACTTTTGGACCGAAAAGACTCGGAAATCCTTAATCCTACTTTTGATCCTGAGCTTTTTTGCGGCAAAGATTGCCGTGAATGGCCTTTTTTTAATACTTTTGAAGATGTTCTTTTTAAAGAATACCCTAAGATAAAAAAGGCAAAACTAGACCTTTTGACTTACGGGGCCGATTTTGCTCTTATGAGCGGGGCGGGTTCCTCAGTTTTCGGACTTTTTAAGGATGAAAAAACTGTAAAAAATGCTTATTCTTTTCTTTTAGAGCAATATAGCAGATGTTTTTTCTTCTTGTTACTTGCGTTCTGA
- a CDS encoding 50S ribosomal protein L25 gives MEQRLLNANERSAYGKSAAVKMRKAGRIPAVMYDRHGKSVSLDVDEGEFMRLFKLVTESTIVTLNASGKDYEVFIKDFQHDIVTDKIKHIDFYEVERGKPLRTKVKIKLQGSPEGVRHGGILETGITELELECLPKNLPPRIVVDVSSLDVNQSLHVRDIKLPEAVTVLTSDDITVAAIKFAAAETSAPVAEETAEAAPSEEEK, from the coding sequence ATGGAACAGAGACTGTTAAATGCAAATGAAAGATCGGCATACGGTAAAAGTGCTGCTGTAAAAATGAGAAAAGCAGGCCGTATTCCAGCTGTAATGTATGATAGGCACGGCAAATCCGTTTCTCTTGATGTTGATGAAGGAGAATTTATGAGGCTGTTTAAGCTTGTTACTGAGAGTACTATAGTAACATTAAACGCTTCCGGAAAAGATTATGAAGTTTTTATTAAAGATTTTCAACATGATATTGTTACAGATAAGATTAAACATATAGACTTTTATGAAGTAGAACGAGGTAAGCCTCTCCGCACAAAGGTTAAAATCAAGCTGCAAGGGTCTCCTGAAGGTGTTCGCCATGGAGGTATTTTGGAAACAGGTATTACAGAACTTGAATTGGAATGTTTGCCTAAAAATTTGCCGCCTAGAATTGTTGTAGATGTTTCATCTCTCGATGTAAACCAGTCCTTGCATGTTCGTGATATTAAACTTCCTGAAGCTGTTACGGTTTTGACAAGCGATGATATAACCGTAGCTGCAATTAAGTTTGCTGCTGCTGAAACTTCAGCACCCGTTGCAGAGGAGACCGCTGAAGCTGCTCCTTCTGAAGAAGAAAAATAA